A genomic region of Streptosporangium lutulentum contains the following coding sequences:
- a CDS encoding N-acyl-D-amino-acid deacylase family protein: MAFDVLISGGWVLDGTGSPAHRADVGVTGDRIAAVGRLDGAEAATVVDAAGRRVMPGLIDCHAHGDALVLDREVQLAALRQGVTTFVLGQDGLSYAPASTPETFAYATRYFAAVNGVHPSADGPLGVGELLAGYDRATALNTAYLLPHGTIRYDVMGAAERAASSGELATMLAHVERGLSEGAAGLSTGLEYAPGRYADAAEIAALCAPLGVLPYVTHMRGYGAQAATGMAEVTDIARRSGAAVHVSHYHGPASTLLPMIDEARLEGLDITFDTYPYLRGSTILAMLALPSWIPAADTDRTLELLESHPVEWDESLWPRITLSHVPGAGWAEGLSLPVAAAEAGVEPGEFCRRILIDTRLEAGCVMARPDEGPEAEESVRAILRHPGHTGGSDGIYVGGHPHPRGYGAFARMLGHHVRETGDWTLEQAAVHLASHPARRFGLGDRGLIRSGQAADVIVVDPEAVTDRATYAAPRTLATGVDDVLVSGVPVLSGGRLTGATPGRALRP, translated from the coding sequence ATGGCATTCGACGTGTTGATCAGTGGCGGCTGGGTGCTGGACGGCACGGGCTCCCCGGCCCACCGGGCCGACGTCGGCGTCACCGGAGACCGCATCGCCGCCGTGGGCCGCCTGGACGGTGCGGAGGCCGCGACCGTCGTCGACGCCGCCGGCCGCCGCGTCATGCCCGGCCTGATCGACTGCCACGCTCACGGAGACGCCCTCGTCCTCGACAGGGAGGTGCAGCTCGCCGCGCTCCGGCAGGGGGTGACCACGTTCGTCCTGGGCCAGGACGGCCTGTCCTACGCGCCCGCGTCCACCCCGGAGACCTTCGCCTACGCCACCCGCTACTTCGCGGCCGTCAACGGGGTCCATCCGTCGGCCGACGGGCCGCTCGGCGTCGGGGAGCTGCTCGCGGGCTACGACAGGGCGACCGCGCTGAACACCGCCTACCTGCTGCCGCACGGCACGATCCGCTACGACGTGATGGGCGCCGCCGAGCGGGCCGCGTCCTCGGGCGAGCTGGCGACCATGCTCGCCCACGTCGAGCGCGGCCTGTCGGAGGGGGCGGCAGGGCTGTCCACCGGCCTGGAGTACGCCCCCGGGCGCTATGCCGACGCCGCGGAGATCGCCGCGCTCTGCGCCCCGCTGGGCGTCCTGCCGTACGTCACGCACATGCGCGGGTACGGCGCGCAGGCCGCGACGGGCATGGCCGAGGTGACCGACATCGCCCGGCGGTCGGGCGCCGCCGTGCACGTCTCCCACTACCACGGCCCGGCGTCCACACTCCTGCCGATGATCGACGAGGCACGCCTCGAAGGGCTCGACATCACCTTCGACACCTACCCCTACCTGCGGGGAAGCACGATCCTGGCCATGCTCGCGCTGCCGTCGTGGATCCCCGCCGCCGACACCGACCGGACGCTGGAGCTGCTGGAGTCCCACCCCGTCGAGTGGGACGAGTCGCTCTGGCCGAGGATCACCCTCTCCCACGTGCCGGGCGCCGGGTGGGCCGAGGGCCTGTCGCTTCCGGTGGCCGCCGCCGAGGCCGGGGTCGAGCCGGGCGAGTTCTGCCGGAGGATCCTGATCGACACCCGGCTTGAGGCCGGATGCGTGATGGCCCGGCCGGACGAGGGTCCCGAGGCGGAGGAGTCGGTCCGCGCGATCCTGCGCCATCCGGGTCACACGGGCGGCTCCGACGGCATCTACGTCGGCGGCCACCCCCACCCGCGCGGCTACGGAGCGTTCGCCCGGATGCTCGGCCACCACGTCCGCGAGACCGGCGACTGGACCCTGGAGCAGGCCGCCGTCCACCTGGCCTCCCACCCCGCACGCCGCTTCGGCCTCGGCGACCGCGGTCTCATCCGCTCGGGACAGGCCGCCGACGTCATCGTCGTCGACCCCGAGGCGGTCACGGACAGGGCCACCTACGCCGCTCCGCGCACGCTTGCCACCGGTGTCGACGACGTCCTGGTCTCCGGGGTCCCCGTCCTCTCCGGAGGGCGGCTCACCGGCGCCACTCCGGGCAGGGCCCTGCGGCCCTGA
- a CDS encoding glycosyl hydrolase family 8 encodes MHARPRLQRPTTILVLALALALIASVFTLVAAPPGYAADSLLSQGRPAVSSSDEDSTLVAANAFDGDASTRWASMEAHDPEWIRVDLGRSATISRVKLTWEAAYGRAYRIQTSSDGSAWTDVYSTTAGNGATDDLTLSGAGRYVRLYGTARGTAYGYSLYEMEVYGAGGPTTPPTPPTGGPSVPFGSHAIPYAAGMLRPSGAQATLDQKVVDYYTRWKAAFVKQNCGNGWYQIISPDADHPYVAEAQGYGMVITATMAGADPDAKKIFDGLVKYVLAHPSSITPGLLAAEQNASCQSVNGGDSATDGDLDVAYGLLLADRQWGSAGTYNYRQLAINHINAIKAGEVNPTTKLMKLGDWSSSGDEYYWISRSSDWMIDHFRAFRKATGDTTWDTVRTNHQNLIASQQAGYAPNTGLLADFVVTTNTTPKPAPGEVLEDANDGRFWWNACRDPWRIGNDAVTSGDAKSLAAARKLNTWIKTKTGGDPNKIAVGYSLNGTQISSGSEPAFFAPFAVAAMTDSGSQAWLDALWNKMLSTPFTSGDYYSTSIQLQVMITVTGNHWVP; translated from the coding sequence GTGCACGCGAGACCCCGTCTTCAACGCCCCACGACCATCCTCGTCCTGGCACTGGCTCTGGCACTGATCGCATCGGTGTTCACGCTGGTGGCGGCCCCACCCGGCTACGCGGCCGACTCCCTGCTGTCCCAGGGCCGACCGGCCGTCTCCTCCTCCGACGAGGACTCCACCCTGGTGGCGGCCAACGCCTTCGACGGCGACGCCTCCACCCGCTGGGCCTCCATGGAGGCCCACGACCCCGAGTGGATCCGCGTCGACCTCGGCCGGTCCGCCACGATCTCCCGGGTCAAGCTGACCTGGGAGGCCGCGTACGGCAGGGCATACAGGATCCAGACCTCGTCCGACGGCTCCGCCTGGACCGACGTCTACTCGACCACCGCCGGCAACGGCGCCACCGACGACCTGACCCTGTCCGGCGCCGGCCGCTACGTGCGGCTGTACGGCACGGCTCGCGGCACCGCCTACGGCTACTCGCTGTACGAGATGGAGGTCTACGGCGCCGGCGGCCCGACCACGCCTCCGACCCCGCCCACCGGTGGTCCTAGCGTCCCGTTCGGCTCCCACGCGATCCCCTACGCGGCGGGGATGCTGCGGCCGAGCGGCGCGCAGGCCACGCTCGACCAGAAGGTGGTCGACTACTACACCCGCTGGAAGGCCGCCTTCGTCAAGCAGAACTGCGGCAACGGCTGGTACCAGATCATCTCCCCCGACGCCGACCACCCGTACGTGGCCGAGGCGCAGGGCTACGGCATGGTCATCACCGCCACCATGGCCGGAGCCGACCCGGACGCCAAGAAGATCTTCGACGGCCTGGTGAAGTACGTCCTGGCCCACCCGTCGTCGATCACCCCCGGCCTGCTCGCCGCCGAGCAGAACGCCTCCTGCCAGAGCGTCAACGGCGGAGACTCCGCCACCGACGGCGACCTCGACGTGGCCTACGGCCTGCTCCTGGCCGACCGGCAGTGGGGCAGTGCGGGCACCTACAACTACAGGCAGCTCGCGATCAACCACATCAACGCGATCAAGGCCGGCGAGGTCAACCCGACCACCAAGCTGATGAAGCTCGGCGACTGGAGCAGCTCAGGCGACGAGTACTACTGGATCAGCCGCTCGTCGGACTGGATGATCGACCACTTCCGGGCGTTCCGCAAAGCCACCGGCGACACGACCTGGGACACCGTCCGCACCAACCACCAGAACCTGATCGCCTCCCAGCAGGCGGGCTACGCCCCGAACACGGGCCTGCTGGCCGACTTCGTGGTCACCACCAACACCACCCCGAAGCCCGCGCCGGGCGAGGTGCTGGAGGACGCCAACGACGGCAGGTTCTGGTGGAACGCCTGCCGTGATCCGTGGCGGATCGGCAACGACGCGGTGACCAGCGGCGACGCCAAGTCGCTCGCCGCCGCGCGCAAGCTGAACACCTGGATCAAGACCAAGACCGGCGGCGACCCGAACAAGATCGCCGTCGGCTACTCGCTCAACGGCACGCAGATCTCCAGCGGTAGTGAGCCGGCCTTCTTCGCCCCCTTCGCGGTGGCGGCGATGACCGACTCCGGCAGCCAGGCCTGGCTGGACGCCCTGTGGAACAAGATGCTCAGCACCCCGTTCACGTCCGGCGACTACTACTCGACCAGCATCCAGCTCCAGGTCATGATCACCGTGACCGGCAACCACTGGGTCCCCTGA
- a CDS encoding DUF4153 domain-containing protein, with protein MRPLDFLGRIKVKLGMVILLAVAAAFVVNEVGINAGYSRNVRVAVAVVFALIMMQLLARGMTKPLREMAAAAQTIAKGRYGLRVTATSRDEVGELARAFNAMAADLGEVDRQRRELVANVSHELRTPITALRAVLENVVDGVSDPDPVTLGTALAQTERLGRLVAQLLDLSRLESGSRLIELDDVELRPLCEQALREAVLAREGVTARCEVPEGLSLRADSDLLAQVLANLLDNAVRHSPEGGVVVLAAAVEGDGVRLRVTDRGPGIPVEDRARAFERFSRLDAGRAADDGGAGLGLAITKEIVELHGGSIHVEDGVGCQIVADLPGRIMMDTPLPSPASTGRGSPAPAGDHASEDPEVPAPSVPASEGTPPEAAETSGPRDVPGGEAGHPSELRETAGAVRASKPRDVFAAGHPSGPREAAEAGEAFVSHGALATAEGPGTRAVSEPVFASPDPGPPAHGAAAPATRQVTPPRFPPTPVLMSGGDAHRPGGARQERVRNWLGAFLGLVVGGVFGLVCGGVAGLGLAMLDLRAGLLAGSALVVIGAFVGTVIGATTPAAEFWSGHQTPLPHRPPARGPGATVTVPRPGPRRSESEPPRETAGETAQPPGGMGGQAGPGASRTPATSEKSVMSEASPVTSGGTGELRSPRDPWTSGGSGGYEAPPIFPRPDLPDTPKWVLPVIAAVGLLAAFAVPYSRAGLGLVLVAVAMGAAALPAVRGRITPWSAAMGAIAYGMVAVAMFRDANWLVGLLLLAGFLTAALALSGAGRGWLGVIRGGASVILGLVPVPWFLGPQVKGMAVRRRLTPLLIGGGLTVVLVGVFGALFASADAIFAQAVQRVFSAQDWAGTVPLRILIFVVFGLVVASAVLVGLRPVVEPETPNLRVTVSRGLWVTPLTALNLLFATFVGMQLTVLFGSTDWVASATGLTYAEYARSGFFQLVVVSVFVLAIVAVASGVVELRGLDRWLMAGLLGVLCALTMVILFSALHRLDLYAEVYGLSRLRASVEATVWWLGGVFVLVLIAGAVRLTGRGNARWLPRTAVVMTSAALLAFAVWNPDLRVAETQLSVRGVDRIDLEYLGGLGAEAVPALDRLPEPSRSCVLRDVVEANELAEPDPWNGWNLARRQAREVLERRPVLKDASCPQTLSRLEAPYRD; from the coding sequence TTGAGACCCCTCGATTTCCTGGGCCGGATCAAGGTCAAGCTCGGGATGGTGATCCTGCTCGCCGTCGCGGCGGCGTTCGTCGTCAACGAGGTCGGCATCAACGCCGGCTACTCGCGGAACGTGCGCGTCGCGGTGGCCGTGGTGTTCGCCCTGATCATGATGCAACTGCTCGCGCGGGGGATGACCAAACCGCTGCGCGAGATGGCCGCCGCCGCGCAGACCATCGCCAAGGGCCGGTACGGCCTGCGGGTCACCGCGACCTCCCGTGACGAGGTCGGCGAGCTCGCCCGCGCCTTCAACGCGATGGCGGCCGACCTGGGAGAGGTGGACAGGCAGCGGCGGGAACTGGTGGCCAACGTCAGCCACGAGCTCCGCACGCCGATCACCGCGCTCCGGGCGGTGCTGGAGAACGTGGTGGACGGGGTCTCCGACCCCGATCCCGTCACGCTCGGCACCGCCCTCGCCCAGACCGAGCGGCTGGGCCGGCTGGTCGCGCAGCTCCTCGACCTGTCCCGGCTGGAGTCGGGGTCCCGGTTGATCGAGCTTGACGACGTCGAGCTCCGGCCGCTGTGCGAGCAGGCGCTGCGGGAGGCCGTACTGGCCAGGGAGGGGGTCACGGCCCGCTGCGAGGTCCCCGAGGGGCTGAGCCTCCGCGCCGATTCCGACCTGCTGGCGCAGGTCCTGGCGAACCTGCTGGACAACGCCGTACGGCACAGCCCGGAGGGCGGGGTCGTGGTGCTGGCCGCGGCCGTCGAGGGAGACGGCGTACGGCTGCGCGTGACCGACCGGGGGCCGGGAATCCCGGTCGAGGACCGGGCGCGGGCGTTCGAACGCTTCTCCCGCCTGGACGCGGGCCGGGCGGCCGACGACGGCGGCGCCGGGCTGGGCCTGGCCATCACCAAGGAGATCGTCGAACTCCACGGCGGCTCCATCCACGTCGAAGACGGTGTCGGTTGCCAGATCGTGGCCGACCTCCCAGGAAGGATCATGATGGACACCCCCCTGCCCTCCCCTGCCTCGACGGGGAGGGGTTCCCCCGCACCGGCGGGGGACCACGCCTCCGAGGACCCGGAGGTCCCCGCGCCTTCCGTGCCGGCCTCGGAGGGCACGCCACCCGAGGCCGCCGAGACGTCCGGGCCCCGTGACGTGCCGGGGGGCGAAGCGGGTCATCCGTCCGAGCTCCGGGAAACGGCCGGAGCGGTCCGGGCGTCCAAGCCTCGTGACGTGTTCGCGGCCGGTCATCCGTCCGGGCCGCGGGAAGCGGCCGAGGCCGGTGAGGCGTTCGTGTCTCACGGGGCCCTGGCGACCGCCGAGGGGCCCGGAACCCGCGCGGTGTCCGAGCCCGTGTTCGCCTCCCCGGATCCCGGGCCCCCCGCGCACGGAGCCGCGGCGCCTGCCACGCGGCAGGTGACGCCGCCGAGGTTTCCGCCCACGCCGGTCCTCATGTCCGGCGGGGACGCCCACCGGCCCGGCGGCGCGCGGCAGGAGCGGGTGCGAAACTGGCTCGGAGCGTTCCTCGGACTCGTCGTCGGCGGTGTCTTCGGCCTGGTGTGCGGTGGGGTCGCGGGTCTCGGCCTCGCGATGCTGGACCTCAGGGCGGGCCTGCTGGCCGGTTCCGCCCTCGTTGTGATCGGGGCGTTCGTCGGCACGGTCATCGGCGCCACCACCCCGGCCGCCGAATTCTGGAGCGGTCATCAGACGCCGCTCCCGCACCGCCCTCCGGCGCGAGGACCTGGCGCGACGGTCACCGTACCGAGGCCGGGTCCGAGGCGTTCGGAGAGCGAGCCGCCCCGGGAGACCGCGGGAGAGACGGCACAGCCGCCGGGAGGCATGGGCGGACAGGCGGGTCCTGGAGCGTCGAGGACGCCTGCGACGTCCGAGAAGTCCGTGATGTCCGAGGCGTCGCCCGTGACGTCAGGAGGGACCGGAGAGCTGAGAAGCCCCCGGGATCCCTGGACCTCCGGCGGTTCGGGAGGGTACGAGGCTCCGCCGATCTTTCCTCGGCCGGACCTGCCGGACACTCCCAAGTGGGTGCTGCCGGTGATCGCGGCCGTCGGGTTGCTGGCCGCGTTCGCGGTGCCGTACAGCAGGGCGGGGCTGGGACTCGTGCTCGTGGCCGTCGCCATGGGGGCGGCGGCACTTCCCGCGGTGCGCGGGAGGATCACCCCCTGGTCGGCGGCGATGGGGGCGATCGCGTACGGGATGGTCGCGGTGGCGATGTTCAGGGACGCGAACTGGCTCGTCGGACTGCTCCTGCTGGCCGGATTCCTGACGGCCGCGCTCGCCCTGTCGGGGGCCGGGCGCGGCTGGCTCGGTGTGATCAGGGGCGGGGCGTCGGTGATCCTGGGACTGGTGCCGGTGCCGTGGTTCCTGGGGCCGCAGGTCAAGGGGATGGCGGTCCGCAGGCGGTTGACGCCGCTTCTGATCGGGGGCGGGCTGACCGTCGTGCTCGTGGGGGTGTTCGGCGCGCTGTTCGCCTCGGCGGACGCGATCTTCGCCCAGGCCGTCCAGCGGGTGTTCAGCGCGCAGGACTGGGCGGGGACGGTGCCGCTGCGGATCCTGATCTTCGTGGTCTTCGGGCTCGTGGTCGCCTCCGCCGTGCTGGTCGGCCTGCGGCCCGTCGTCGAGCCCGAGACGCCGAACCTGCGGGTCACGGTGAGCCGCGGCCTCTGGGTGACCCCGCTGACCGCGCTCAACCTGCTGTTCGCCACCTTCGTGGGGATGCAGCTGACCGTGCTGTTCGGCAGCACCGACTGGGTGGCGTCGGCCACCGGGCTGACCTACGCCGAGTACGCGCGGTCCGGGTTCTTCCAGCTGGTCGTCGTCAGCGTGTTCGTGCTGGCCATCGTGGCGGTCGCCTCGGGAGTGGTCGAGCTCAGGGGCCTGGACCGCTGGCTGATGGCCGGACTGCTCGGCGTGCTCTGCGCGCTGACCATGGTCATCCTGTTCTCCGCGCTGCACCGGCTGGACCTGTACGCCGAGGTCTACGGGCTCTCCCGGCTGCGGGCCTCGGTGGAGGCCACGGTCTGGTGGCTGGGCGGGGTCTTCGTGCTGGTCCTGATCGCCGGTGCGGTACGGCTCACCGGACGCGGGAACGCCAGATGGCTGCCCAGGACCGCCGTCGTGATGACGAGTGCCGCCCTGCTGGCGTTCGCGGTGTGGAATCCGGATCTCCGGGTCGCGGAGACCCAGCTCAGCGTCCGCGGCGTGGACCGGATCGACCTGGAGTACCTGGGTGGCCTCGGGGCGGAGGCCGTACCCGCACTGGACCGGCTGCCGGAGCCGTCCCGCAGTTGCGTGCTGCGGGACGTGGTCGAGGCCAACGAGCTCGCCGAGCCCGACCCGTGGAACGGCTGGAACCTCGCCAGACGGCAGGCGAGGGAAGTCCTGGAACGGCGGCCGGTGCTCAAGGACGCCTCATGCCCGCAGACGCTCTCCCGGCTGGAGGCTCCCTACCGGGACTGA
- a CDS encoding response regulator transcription factor, whose protein sequence is MATPQQRRVLVVEDDQTIARAVRHRLVAEGFEVQIAGDGEAALAAYAKTGPDVVVLDRLLPGLDGLEVCRRMQAARPVPVLMLTALGEETDLLVGLGVGADDYMAKPFSMRELVARVHALLRRVERASQLAVDDTVIRVGDIEIDTAERRVYVRGAEAQLTRTEFDLLCRLAERPGQVFERERLLADIWGFSEAAATRTVDSHVRALRRKLGTGIVRTVHGVGYALVRP, encoded by the coding sequence ATGGCGACTCCCCAGCAACGACGCGTCCTCGTGGTGGAGGACGATCAGACGATCGCGCGGGCCGTACGGCACCGGCTGGTCGCGGAGGGCTTCGAGGTACAGATCGCCGGGGACGGGGAGGCCGCGCTCGCGGCCTACGCGAAGACCGGACCCGACGTGGTGGTGCTCGACAGACTGCTGCCCGGACTCGACGGGCTTGAGGTGTGCCGCCGGATGCAGGCGGCCCGGCCGGTGCCGGTGCTCATGCTCACCGCGCTCGGCGAGGAGACCGACCTGCTGGTGGGGCTCGGGGTCGGGGCCGACGACTACATGGCCAAGCCGTTCAGCATGCGCGAACTGGTCGCCCGGGTGCACGCCCTGCTGCGCAGGGTCGAGCGGGCCTCCCAGCTGGCCGTGGACGACACGGTCATCCGCGTCGGCGACATCGAGATAGACACCGCCGAGCGCCGGGTCTACGTGCGAGGCGCGGAGGCGCAGCTGACCAGGACCGAGTTCGACCTGCTCTGCCGCCTCGCCGAGCGCCCCGGGCAGGTCTTCGAGCGGGAACGGCTGCTCGCCGACATCTGGGGCTTCTCCGAGGCCGCGGCCACCCGCACGGTCGACAGCCACGTGCGGGCCCTGCGCCGGAAACTCGGCACCGGCATCGTCCGGACGGTTCACGGGGTCGGCTACGCCCTCGTCCGTCCGTGA
- a CDS encoding serine/threonine-protein kinase, producing MSGIDTRVLAGRYRLLNPLAEGGTGTVWLAADETLGRDVAVKEIRLPPDLGPVQRQEIYVAALREANLAARLKHPSIVTVHDVIIEQDRPWLVMERLSGATLEQTVRERRPLPVHQAARVGVGILSALAAAHSAGLLHRDVNPGNVFLTRAGRAILTDFGLAVVDGEATSGRTGHLVGTPNYVAPERLRGERGSPASDLWSLGATLYFAIEGLPPHPAATSIAVINRVLTEPARPPERAGALGPLLMLMLDPLPEARPSFDTVSRVLGEVATGHPATAPAPAPAFVPAPHRPQPAPALRGVVQPRGAALWAAVEVGVVAVVIGATMGVVHLSADPAPVEKPVTFSEKPGAFTTPVDMCKLLPVADVRQLLPALTSEGEPTSTGGCQWVISGMGLEMSPSGLNKQWGKSPRQAHELFVNERNNVIPNGQVAWSWSDIDAGIRSARSTGPLPVKPAGSEAFGYDFYENRKTGRLEQSHVVFRVDNLVVDVAYTVVDGSKDGPAVQAGAHTAAVWVANALNKQKAGG from the coding sequence GTGAGCGGGATCGACACTCGAGTGCTGGCAGGCCGCTACCGGCTGCTCAACCCCCTCGCCGAGGGCGGGACGGGCACCGTGTGGCTCGCCGCCGACGAGACGCTCGGCCGTGACGTGGCGGTCAAGGAGATACGGCTCCCGCCGGACCTCGGCCCCGTCCAACGGCAGGAGATCTACGTCGCCGCGCTCCGGGAGGCCAACCTGGCCGCCCGGCTCAAGCACCCGTCGATCGTCACCGTCCACGACGTGATCATCGAGCAGGATCGGCCCTGGCTCGTCATGGAGCGGCTGTCGGGCGCGACCCTGGAACAGACCGTCCGCGAACGACGGCCGCTGCCGGTCCACCAGGCGGCCAGGGTCGGCGTGGGTATCCTCAGCGCGCTCGCCGCCGCACATTCCGCCGGGCTGCTGCACCGCGACGTCAACCCGGGCAACGTCTTCCTCACCAGGGCGGGCAGGGCGATCCTCACCGACTTCGGCCTCGCCGTCGTCGACGGCGAGGCCACCTCCGGGCGCACCGGCCACCTGGTCGGCACACCCAACTACGTCGCCCCCGAACGCCTGCGCGGCGAGCGCGGCAGTCCCGCCTCCGACCTGTGGTCACTCGGCGCGACCCTCTACTTCGCCATCGAGGGCCTGCCGCCGCATCCGGCCGCGACCTCCATCGCGGTGATCAACCGGGTGCTCACCGAACCCGCCAGACCGCCCGAGCGAGCGGGCGCGCTGGGCCCGCTGCTCATGCTCATGCTCGACCCCCTGCCCGAGGCCCGGCCGTCCTTCGACACCGTGTCGCGCGTTCTGGGAGAGGTCGCCACCGGACACCCGGCCACCGCCCCCGCCCCCGCCCCCGCGTTCGTGCCCGCGCCGCACCGCCCGCAGCCGGCCCCCGCCCTCCGCGGCGTCGTCCAGCCCAGGGGCGCGGCGCTGTGGGCCGCCGTCGAGGTGGGAGTGGTCGCGGTGGTCATCGGGGCCACGATGGGCGTGGTCCATCTGTCCGCGGACCCGGCACCCGTCGAGAAGCCCGTCACGTTCAGCGAGAAACCGGGCGCCTTCACCACCCCTGTGGACATGTGCAAGCTGCTTCCCGTCGCCGACGTCAGGCAACTGCTCCCGGCGCTCACGTCCGAGGGAGAGCCGACCAGCACCGGTGGTTGCCAGTGGGTGATCAGCGGCATGGGACTGGAGATGAGCCCCTCGGGTCTGAACAAGCAGTGGGGCAAGAGCCCGCGCCAGGCTCACGAGCTGTTCGTGAACGAACGCAACAACGTTATCCCCAACGGCCAGGTCGCCTGGAGCTGGTCGGACATCGACGCCGGCATCCGCTCCGCCCGCTCCACGGGTCCGCTACCGGTCAAACCAGCCGGAAGCGAGGCTTTCGGCTATGACTTCTACGAAAACCGGAAGACCGGCAGGCTCGAACAGAGCCACGTGGTCTTTCGCGTCGACAACCTGGTCGTCGACGTCGCCTACACGGTGGTGGACGGCAGCAAGGACGGCCCCGCGGTCCAGGCGGGTGCCCACACCGCCGCCGTCTGGGTCGCGAACGCGCTGAACAAGCAGAAGGCTGGCGGATGA